One Baekduia alba genomic window, CGCACGTGATGATGATCGTGGTCGTGACGACCGGGTTGTCGGACCGCGCGCGGATCTGCGCGGCCGTGCGCACCTTGGTCTTCTGCTTGGCGCACTCCGGGCAGCGCATCCCGACCGACGTCGGCGTCATGCAGTCCGGGCAGATCGGACGGCCGCAGTTCGAGCACGAGACGCCCGTCTCGCGATTGGGATGGCGGTAGCAGGTGGCCATTGAGGCGCCGCACGCTACCAGCGGCGCATCAAGCCCCGCTCAGCTCAACTTCGCGCCGGCGACGACCTTGCCGGTCGGCGCCGGGCTGCCGCCCGGCGGCTCGTCGGAGACCAGCACCTGGTCGGTGCCCTTCAGCGACTCGGGGATGTCGATGCTGGCGCTGCCGTCCTCGGAGACGCTGAACAGCGCGTGCGTCGGACGCGGGCTGTCCTGGCCCGAGACGAGCCACACCTGGTAGACGCGACCGTCGGGCGGCGCCGGCATGTGCTCCAGCTTGAGCTGGCCGTGCTCGTCGTCGCGCACCGCCAGCGCGACCTGCGCGCCGCTGGGGCCGGTGCCGCGAATGGTGGTGGTCGACTCGCCGCCGCCGGTGGCCAGGACGCCGGCGACCACGCCGACGGCCAGGATCGCGCTGGCGAGCGCCGCGGCGGGCACGGGGCGCAGCCGGCCGAGCCAGCCGAAGCGCCCGACGCGCTCGCGCTTGGCGGGCGTCGGGACGCGGTCGGCCTCCGGCCCGGCGGCGCGCAGCAGCTCGGCCTCGGCGTTGACCACCGACATGATCCGGCTCTTGAGCTCCGGCGGCGGGAGGACCTGCGGCGCGGCCATCGGCAGGACGTCGGCGACGACCTGCAGCTCGGCGACCTCACGGCGGCAGTCGTCGCACGCCTCCAGGTGCGTGGCGAACGCGGCCGCGTCCGGCTCGGCCAGCGCGCCGAGGACCCACGGCCCGACGTCGTCGCGGAACCGGCAGTCGTCGTGTCCGCTCATGTCGGCACCTCCGAGAACTGGCCGAGTTGCCCGCGCAGCTTCTCGAGCCCGAGGCGGATGCGTCCCTTCACGGTGCCGATGGGCGTCTCCAACATGTTCGCGATCTCCGAATGGGAGAAGCCTCCAAAATAAGCGAGTTCGATGGCGCGCGACTGCTCGGCCGGCAGCGTGGCGAGCGCCGTGCGCACCTCGTTGGCCTCTTCGCGGTGCGCGACCTGGACGTCGGTGCGCTCCTTGGCCTCGAAGCGCTCCTCGATGCCCTCGTCGCTCGCGCGGTGCGAGTCGTGCCGGATCCCGCGCCGCAGCGCGTCGATCGCGCGATGGTGGACGACGGCCAGGACCCAGGTCCGGACGCTGCCGCGCGTGTGGTCGTAGCGGGCGCCGGAGCGCCAGAGCGCCAGGAACGCCTCCTGGACGACGTCCTCGGCCGCGCCGCGGCGGCCCATCATCCGGTAGGCCAGCGAGAACGCGGCGCTGGAGTGGCGCTCGTAGATCACCTCGAACGCCGCGGCGTCGCCCTGGCGGACGAGCTGCATGAGGTCCTCGTCGGCGAGCAGGGTCACGCTGCGCGCGTCCTGCGGCGGCGTCGACGGGCGTTGACGGTCGAAGCGTCCCACGGCGGGTACTTACGCGCAGGGCACCGGACCGGATCAGCGCGCGACGCGCCAACTTGTGGACCCACGTCGCGCTAGCGATCCAGGATCTTGCGGGTCTCGTCGGCGACCGCGTGCAGCGTGCGCTCGGCGAGATCGATCGGGCCGGACGCCTTCGCGGCGCGCCGGCGGTGCTGCTGGCGCACGCGCAGCAGGACCAGCGCCGCGCCCGCGGTGGTGCCGATCGCGGCCGCGGCGACCGGGCGCACCCAGTTGCGCGGGTCGCGCATCGTCGACAGCTCCCAGCTCTCGAGCTCGTCCTGGGCGAGCTCGGTCAGCTCGGTCAGCGTCGACTCCAGCCGCATGTTGAGGTCCGCCGGCGGGTCGACCGGCGTCAGGGCGCGCTTGAGCAGGTGCTCGAAGTCTCCGAAGGTCTCGCTCATCGCTGCGTGCTCACCCCGTTCCCTGTCGTGTGGCGACGATCTCTTCCAGCTGCTTGATGGCGCGGTGCAGCAGCACCTTGGTGGCGCCGTCGGTCTTGCCCATGGCGCGCGCGATCTCGCGGTTGTCCATGCCCAGCGCGAAGCGCATGATCAGCGCCTCGCGGCGGTCGTCCGGCAGCTCCTTGACTCCCTCCAGGATGCGCGCCAGCTCGTCCCGACCCTCCACGAGGTCCTCCGTGGTGTGGGTCGTGCGCAGCGACTCGGAGTCCTCGATCGGCGTCTGCGGCTTGCGCGAGCGGTCGCGGTAGAGGTTCGCGGCGAGGTTGTGCGCGATCCGGATCAGCCACGGCCGCAGCGGTCGCCCGTCGGACTCGGCCACCGCGCGCTCGTAATGGCGATAGGCCTGGAGGAACGTCTGCTCCGTCAGGTCCTCGGCGTCGTGGTGGTTGCCTACCCGGTAGTAGGCATAGGAGTAGACGTCCTTGAGGTGTGCTCGGTAGAGCTCCGAGAAGTCCGCATCCAGCTGGGCCTTGTCCGGCACGCACGGCAGCCTATCCCGCGGGTCACGCGGCCCGGACGAAACGCTTGCCCTTGGCCCGCGGCGGCGCGGTGATGGTGGCGGCCCAGTCGGTCGCGTCCGCGCGACCTTCGACGACCGCGGCGAGGCCGGAGACCGTGGGCGCGTCGACGCCGGCGGTGGTCAGCGCGTGGGCGAGCAGCGGCAGCGCGTCGAGCGACTCGGCGGCCTGGCCGAGCGCGGTCTCGATGTCGTCGGGATGGGTGCCGGAGGCGAGCAGCTCGCCGGCGCGGCGGTTGCGCGAGCCGGAGGCCAGGACGGTCGCGACGAGGTCGCCGGCGCCGGCGAGGCCCGCGAACGTCTCGGCGTGCGCGCCGGAGCGCCTGGCGTAGGCGTCGATCTCGGCGAACACCCGGCCGGCGGCGGCGCCGACGGCGTTGGGGCCGGCGGGCGCGGCGGTGGCGGCGGCCAGCGCGGCGGCGTTCTTGGCGGCGCCCGCGAGCTCGACGCCGACGGTGTCGGCCGACGGCTCGGCGTAGAGGCCGGCCTTGGTCAGCAGGTCGCAGAGCTGGCGGCGGAAGCCGCGGTCGGCGGAGGCGACGACCAGCGCGGCGCCGTGGTCCAGCGCGTCGGCGGCGTGGGCCGGGCCGCCGAGCGCCGCCATCGCGCGGGCTTGCGTGCGCTGCGCCAGGAAGCGCGACGGGACCAAGCCGTGCGGCGCGACCAGGCCCTTGGCGGCGACCAGGAGGCCGGCGCGCTGCGGGATCTGCGCGCCGTGCGCGGCGACGACCTCGGGCAGCGCCCGGGCCGGGACGGCGAGCACGACGAGGTCGTGGCGGCCGAGCTCGAGGTCGGCGCAGCGGACGACGTTGACGGTGTCCGGCAGGACCTCGCCCGGGAGGTAGCGGTCGTTGACGCGGGCGGCGGCCAGCGTGTCGGCCTGCGCGCCGGTGCGGGTCCCGAGGTCGACCTCGACCCCGGCGCGCGCGAGCGCGACCGCGAGGCCCGTGCCCCACGAGCCGGCGCCGATGACGGCGGCGCGGCGGATCGGCGGCAGGCCGCCCAGCCACTCCCACTGGAGCATGACGCAGGGCCAGATGCGCTCGGTGACCGCGCCGGCCAGCTCGGCCGACGGGTTGTCGACGCGCGGGAAGCGCAGCGGCGCGCCGGCGCGGATCGCGACCTTGTGCGGCCGGATGCGCCAGCCGCGGCGGATGTTCTCGGTGCCGATGACCGCGACCGGGATGACCGGCGCGCCGGTCTCCAGCGCCAGGCGGCCGACGCCGCGCTTGGGCGTGCCGAGCGTGCCGGGGCGGATGCGCGTGCCCTCGGGGAAGATCAGGACGGAGTCGCCGCGCTCGAGGATCTGGCGGGCCGTGGACATCGCTTCGTGGTCGGCCGCGCCGCGGTCGATCGGGAACGCGCCGAGCGCGTTGAGGAACCACGCGGTGACCTTGTGCGCGAAGAGCTCCTTCTTCGCGACGTAGTACAGCGGCCGGCGCGACATGCACGCGATGACGAACGGGTCCAGGAACGAGCGGTGGTTGGCGGCGAGGATGACCGGGCCGTCGGTGGGGATGTGCTCCCGCCCGATCCGCGACATCCGGAAGTAGAGGTGGAAGAACGGCTGGAAGAGCGCGCGGACGATCCAGTAGACGAACGGGTTGACGCCCTCGGTGCGCGCGCGGGACAGGTGACGGTTCTCCATCGCATCTGACGTACACGCGCCAGGGGACCGCGGTTACAGTGCTGGGCATGGCCATCGACCGTGCCCGCACCGCCCGTGGAGCCCTCGCCGGAGCGGTTGCCGCCGGCGTCTGGGCCGCGCAGCAACCCCTGGACATGAAGGTCTTCGGGGTCCGGTACGACGACACCGAGCTGCTCGGCAAGGCCGTGACCCGCAGGCCCGCGTGGCGGGCCGTCGGCCTGGCGATGCACGTGGCCAACGGCGCGGTCTTCGGGGCGGTCTACGCGAACGTCGCGCGGCGCGTCCCGCTGCCCTCCTGGATGCGCGGCCCCGCCGCCGGGCTCGGCGAGCACGTGACGTCCTGGCCGCTGGTGATCGTCACCGACCGCGTGCACCCCGCCCGCGACGAGCTGCCGACCCTCGGCACCTCCGCCGCCGCCTTCGCCCAGGCGACCTGGCGCCACCTCCTCTTCGGCACGATCCTCGGCGAGCTCGAACGGCGGCTCAACGACGAGCCCGACGACGACCTGCCCTCCTACGAGCACGTCGTGTCCACCAACGGCCACGGCAACATCGAGCACGCCATCACGGGCGCGGCCTAGACTCCGGCCGACGCCGGGGTAGCTCAGCTGGCCAGAGCAGCTGTCTTGTAAACAGCAGGTCACGGGTTCGAATCCCGTCCCCGGCTTCCGGGCCATCGGCCCGAGCGGGGGGCGAGTTCCGGTCCGTGTCGACCTATGGAGGGCATGGAGCCTTCTCTCGACACGGATCATCGGATCGCGCGCCTCGCGGCCGCGCAGGAAGGGGTTGTCCGGCATCGAGACCTCCTCGACCTCGGCCTGACGCAGCCGCAGATCCGCCACCGACGGGAGGCCGGCCGGCTGATCGACCTGCTTCCCGAGGTCAACGCGGTCGGCCACGACCGGCTGAGCCGCACCGGTCGGCGGCTCGCGGCGGTGTGGAGCTACGGACCCAAGGCCGCGCTCAGCCACCGCAGCGCAGCGGCGGCGTGGAGCCTGCGCGCGGGCGGAGCGCAGCGGTTCGACGTGACCGTCGCCACGACCGCCGGCCTCGTGCAGCGCGCGGGAACGCGGCTGCGACGCACCGGCGGCGTGCTCGAGACGACGCGGTTGGGCCTCCTGCCCGTCACCACGCCGGCCCGGACGCTGCTCGACCTCGCTGCCGTCGTTCCCGCCCATCAGGTCGACGCCGCGCTCAAGCAGGCCGACGTGCTCGGCCTGTTCGACCTCGTCGCCCTGCGCGCCGTGCTCGCCGCCCACCCGCGGCATCGCGGTCGCCGGCGCCTGACGGCGATCCTCGACACCGCGGCGCGGACCGAGCTGGCGCTCACGCTCAGCGAGCTCGAGGATCGCTTCCGCGCGCTCTGCGCCCACCACGGCCTGCCGATGCCGGCGGCCAACGCGGCGCCGCTCGGCTGGCGTGTCGACTTCCTCTGGCCGCGAGAGCGTCTGGTCGTCGAGACCGACGGCTGGCGCACGCACCGCACGCGCGCGGCGTTCGAGGACGATCGCGCCCGCGACCAGCGGCTGGCCGTCGCCGGCTACCGCGTCGTGCGCTTTACGCACCGCCAGGTCGTCGACGCCCCGGACGCGGTGGCCAGGACGGTCGCCGAGCTCTTACGTGGGTTCGACTCCGGCGTCACTGAGCAACGCTGATCGGCTACAACCGGTGGTGCATGGAGTTGCTGCGGACACCCGGCCCGATCAGGACGTTCTCCGCCGTCACGCTGGTCAACACCATCGGCAACGGGTTGCTGGCGACCGCGGTGGTCCTGTACTTCACGCAGGTCGTGGGGCTCAGCGCCGCGCATGTCGGCGTCGGGTTGACGGTGGCGGGCGCGTTGGGGCTGCTGGTCGGCGTGCCGCTCGGGCATCTCGCGGATCGGACGGGGCCGCGGGAGGTGCTGTTCGTCCTCCTGATCGCCGAGGGTCTGACGACGGCGTCCTACGTCCTCGTCCACAGCTACGTCGCGTTCCTCGTCGCCTCGGCGCTGGTCGTCACGTGCAACCGCGGGTCGAGCGCGGTCCGGCAGGGGTTGATCGCGCAGGTGCTCGACCCCGCGCAGCGCGTCAAGGGCCGGGCGTTCCTGCGTTCGGTGACGAACGTCGGGTTCGCGATCGGCTCGACGATCGCCGGCTTCGCGATCGTGCTGAACACGCACGCCGCCTACGACGCGCTGATCCTCGCCGACGCGCTCACCTTCGGCGGCGCCGCGCTCCTGCTCCTCCGCCTCCCCCGCGTCGCGCCGCAGCCCGCGTCGACCGAGGACGGCCCGCGGCTGATCGTCCTGCGCGACCGCCCCTACGTCCTCGTGACGCTCCTCGTCGCGATCATGACCATGCACTTCAGCCTGCTCGACGTCGGCATCCCGCTCTGGGTCTCCGGCCACACCGACGCACCGCGGGCGATCATCGCGGTGATCTTCGTCCTCAACTGCGTGTTCGTCGCGCTCCTGTCGGTGCCGATGGCGCGCGGCAGCGACTCGGTCGAGGGCGCGGCGCGCGCCGCCGTGCGCGCGAGCTTCCTGCTGGCGGCGTCGTGCGTCGTCTTCGCGCTCGCGTCGGGCCCGGGCGCGACCGTGGCGTCGGTGATCCTCGTCGTGGCGGGGATCGTGGAGGTGTTCGGCGAGATGGCGCAGGCGGCCAGCGGCTGGGGCCTCAGCTTCGGCCTCGCCCCCGACCACGCCCAAGGCCAATATCAAGGTCTGTCGTCCACCGGCTTCGCGCTCGCGACCATGGTCGGCCCGGCGCTGATGGCCGCCATCACCGCCGCGGGCACCGCCGGCTGGCTGGCGTTCGGCGCGCTGTTCCTCGTCACGGGCGCGGCGACCGTGCCCGTCGCGCGCTGGGCCGAGAACCACCGCGGGCAGGCCGTCAGCACCGTCTGAACCGGCGCCGTCCCGCGCGCGTCTTGTGTACGGTCCGGTTCAACTACTCCTCGGGAGGGAGAGAGGCCGTGATGCGTCGCAGGGGTGTGTCGGCATCGCATGTCCGTCCATGGGCGGCTGCGCTTGCCATGTTCATCATCTTGGTCGTCGGAGGGGCGACCGCGGCAGGGGCTGCGCCACCGCCGCCGGGCCAGGACCCGTTCTACCGCTACGACGACCCCACGCCGCTCGAGCAGCTCGCGCCGGGCACGGTGCTCAAGGCGCGGACCACGTCGCTGCACGTGGTCGGCGTCCCGACGCCGGTCAAGGCCGTGCAGCTGCTGTACCGCTCGACCGGCCAGCGCGGCCAGGCGACGTCCAACGTCACGTCGGTGCTGCTGCCGCCCCTGCGCATCGGCGCGCCCAAGCTCGTCTCCTACCAGTCGTTCTACGACTCGCTCAACCCCGACGACGAGCCGTCCTACACGGTGTCCGGCGGCGGGCTGTCGATCGGCGGCGCGATCCCGCAGCTGGAGTCCGGTCTCGTCGCGCCGCTGCTGCTGGCCGGCTATACGATCGCGGTCCCGGACACCGAGGGCCAGGCCGCCGACTTCGCCGCCGGGCCCGAGTACGGGTACAACACGCTCGACGGCCTGCGGGCGGCTTACAACGCGCCGGCCGTCGGGGTGACGCCCGCGACCAAGGCCGGGATGATCGGCTACTCGGGCGGGGCGATCGCGACCGAGTGGGCCGCCGAGCTCGCGCCGAGCTACGCGCCCGACGTCAACGGCAAGCTCGTCGGCGCCGCGATGGGCGGCGTGCTCGTCGACCCCGCCCACAACCTCCACTACGTGGACGGCAGCAGCGTCTGGGCCGGCGTCATGCCGATGGCGATCGTCGGCGTCGCGCGCGCCTTCGCCATCGACCTCACGCCCTACCTCAGCGCGAAGGGCCTCGAGATCTACAACAAGCTCCAGAAGGCCACGATCGCCCAGGTGCTGGGCGCCTACCCGGGGCTGACCTGGGCGCAGCTGGCCAAGCCGGAGTACGCGACGCCCGAGAGCGTGCCCGAGTACGTCCACGCGGCCAACCAGCTGATCATGGGCACGGGCGGCACGCCGACCGCGCCGCTGTTCGTCGGCCAGGGCGCCGGCGGCGAGCTCGAGGGCACGCCGGGCGACAAGCCCGGGATCGGCAAGGGCGACGGCGTGATGATCGCCGGCGACGTGCGCACGCTCGCCCGCCAGCACTGCGGCCACGGCGTCAAGGTCCAGTACCAGCAGTACGACGCGCTGAGCCACGTCACCAGCGCGGTGCCGTGGCTGGCCCAGGCGGTGCCGTGGCTAACGGCGCGCTTCACCGGGCTGCCGGCGCCGCAGAACTGCTCGGCGATCGCGCCCGGCAATCCGTTGGATCCGATCCCCGAGGGCTGACCGCCCCCGGGCCGCGACCGGCTCTGGCTAGAGCCGGTCGCGCCAGGTGACGGCGGCCGACGCGACCGGTGCCGCGCTGGTCGCCCTACAGGCGATCGCGCCAGGTGACCGCGGCGCCGGCGACCTGTGCCGCGCTGGTCGCCCTACAGGCGATCGCGCCAGGTGACGGCGGCCGACGCGACCTGTGCCGCGCTGGTCGCCCTACAGGCGATCGCGCCAGGTGACCGCGGCGCCGGCGACCTGTGCCAGCGCCTCTTCCAGCTTGAAGCGGTTGTCCGTGCGGCGCGCGACGCCAAGCGCCTTGAGCGCGTCGGCCAGGAGTGCCGGACCGGCCGGCCCGTCGGAGCGCAGCTCGTCGAGCTCGGCGGACGTGAGCTTGCGCGACGCGCCCGTCGCGGCGACCGCGACCTCGGCGTACTCGCGCTCGGCCCGGGCCGCGCGGGCCTCGGCGCGCGCGGCGGCGTCCTCGGCGGCGGCCGCGCGGGCCAGCGCCTCGTCGATCACGACCTGCTCCGGCGGCGCCTCGACGACGCGCTCGACGCGCACCGTCGTCGCCGCGGCCTGCGCGGCGCGCTGCTCGGCGTCCTCCGCGCGCGCCTCGGCGCGCTCGGCGGCCGCCTGGGCCTCGGCCAGCTCGGCCCCGACGCCGCGCTTCTGGGCGCGCGCGTCGGTGATCGTCGCCTCGGCGCGCTCCAGGCGCGACGCCAGCTTGGCGGCCGTACGGCGCGCCTCGGCGGCGTCCATCTTGGCCTCGGCCAGCTCGCTCTTGAGCGCGACCGCGCGCGCCTCGGCGGCCTCGCGGGCCCGGGTGACCCGGGCCAGCGCGGCGGCGTCGGTGACGCGCTCGCGGACGATCTTGGTCTTGACCTTCGGCGCCGCGGCGGCGCGCGTGCGCGCACGCTCCAGCTGGACGGCCAGGCGCTCCGCCCGCGTCTCGGCGTCGGCGGCGCGCGCCAGCGCGGCGTCGACCGCCACGCGCGCGTCGTGCTCGAGCCGCGCGGTCGCGCGCTCGCTCAGGTCCACCTCGGTGCGGCGGCGCGGGCCGCGCTTGGCGGGCTCGAAGCCGGCCGCGCGGATCGCGAGCTCGAGCGAGCCGTCGAAGCAGCGTCGCGCGGCGTTCGCCGACGGGTAGGCCGAGCCGCAGACGGGGCAGCCGGCGCGGTAGCGATCGATGCGCCACACCTGGCCGGTGATCTTCGCCTGGCCGGGGTTGAGGTCCGCCAAGCGCGGAACCTCGCCGTGAGCCTCGACGAAGTGCTGGATCTCGGTGATGACGGACTCGGGGGTCCACTGCGGGGTCTTGCCCCGGCGTGGGGCCCCCGCGACCTGCACGGGGGCCATGTGAAGCAGGCCTCCCTAGTGCAGGCGCCGAGCAGGGCTCGACGGTCCGGTGCAGCGCGCCGCATCCGGCGCGAGCGGTCCGGGCTCAGGCCCGGACCGGTGTGAAGGGGAGTTGGGGTGCTTCATGTGCACGTCCACCGTATCGACACCGAAGCCGCGATCCAACATCCGGACGTCAGATCGCACATTTCTTCATGGAGAAACGGCCTTCTGGGCCTTCTCGGTGGCCTTGCGCGACACGCATCCGTCAAGGTGGTCGTTGACCAGCCCGCAGGCCTGCATCGCCGCGTACGCGGTGGTCGGGCCGACGAAGCGGAAGCCGTGCTTCTTGAGCGTCTTGGCCAGCGCCGTCGACTCCGGCGTCAGGGCCGGGACGTCGCCCCAGCCGGCCGGCGCGGGGCGCGCCGGGTCCGGCCGGTGGGCCCAGACGACCTCGTCCAGCGACGTCCCGCCGTCGCGCAGGTCCAGCACGGCCCGCGCGTTGGCGATCGTCGCCTCGACCTTCAGGCGGTTGCGGACGATCCCGGCGTCGGCGAGCAGGCGGGCCACGTCGTCGGCGCCGTAGCGCGCGACGACCTCCGGGTCGAACCCGTCGAACGCCGCGCGGAAGTTGTCGCGCTTGCGCAGGATCGTGATCCACGCCAGCCCGGACTGGAACGCCTCGAGCGAGATCCGCTCGTACAGCCCGCGCTCGTCGAGCACGGGCCGGCCCCACTCGGTGTCGTGGTACTCGCGGTAGAGCGGATCGTCCGCCCCGAAGCACCGCACCTCCGCCATCTAGGAGGGCTTCTTCTTGACCGTGATCGTCATCTTCATCTCCTCCTCGTGGAAGGTGCAGATGATCTTGTAGGTGCCGGGCACGGTGAGCTTGCGCTTGAAGTCCTCGCCGGCCGCGAGCGGGTCGGACGCGAACGCCTTCGCGCCCTTCGGCTTGGTCTTCAGCGAGACGTCGTGGACGTCGGTCTCGTCCTCGGACCAGTGCCAGTCGACCGTGTCGCCGGCGTGGATCGTCAGCTTCGACGGCCCGTAGTAGTTGTCGTTGACGGAGACCTTGC contains:
- a CDS encoding anti-sigma factor — encoded protein: MSGHDDCRFRDDVGPWVLGALAEPDAAAFATHLEACDDCRREVAELQVVADVLPMAAPQVLPPPELKSRIMSVVNAEAELLRAAGPEADRVPTPAKRERVGRFGWLGRLRPVPAAALASAILAVGVVAGVLATGGGESTTTIRGTGPSGAQVALAVRDDEHGQLKLEHMPAPPDGRVYQVWLVSGQDSPRPTHALFSVSEDGSASIDIPESLKGTDQVLVSDEPPGGSPAPTGKVVAGAKLS
- a CDS encoding RNA polymerase sigma factor, whose translation is MTLLADEDLMQLVRQGDAAAFEVIYERHSSAAFSLAYRMMGRRGAAEDVVQEAFLALWRSGARYDHTRGSVRTWVLAVVHHRAIDALRRGIRHDSHRASDEGIEERFEAKERTDVQVAHREEANEVRTALATLPAEQSRAIELAYFGGFSHSEIANMLETPIGTVKGRIRLGLEKLRGQLGQFSEVPT
- a CDS encoding RNA polymerase sigma factor — translated: MPDKAQLDADFSELYRAHLKDVYSYAYYRVGNHHDAEDLTEQTFLQAYRHYERAVAESDGRPLRPWLIRIAHNLAANLYRDRSRKPQTPIEDSESLRTTHTTEDLVEGRDELARILEGVKELPDDRREALIMRFALGMDNREIARAMGKTDGATKVLLHRAIKQLEEIVATRQGTG
- a CDS encoding 1-acylglycerol-3-phosphate O-acyltransferase, with the protein product MENRHLSRARTEGVNPFVYWIVRALFQPFFHLYFRMSRIGREHIPTDGPVILAANHRSFLDPFVIACMSRRPLYYVAKKELFAHKVTAWFLNALGAFPIDRGAADHEAMSTARQILERGDSVLIFPEGTRIRPGTLGTPKRGVGRLALETGAPVIPVAVIGTENIRRGWRIRPHKVAIRAGAPLRFPRVDNPSAELAGAVTERIWPCVMLQWEWLGGLPPIRRAAVIGAGSWGTGLAVALARAGVEVDLGTRTGAQADTLAAARVNDRYLPGEVLPDTVNVVRCADLELGRHDLVVLAVPARALPEVVAAHGAQIPQRAGLLVAAKGLVAPHGLVPSRFLAQRTQARAMAALGGPAHAADALDHGAALVVASADRGFRRQLCDLLTKAGLYAEPSADTVGVELAGAAKNAAALAAATAAPAGPNAVGAAAGRVFAEIDAYARRSGAHAETFAGLAGAGDLVATVLASGSRNRRAGELLASGTHPDDIETALGQAAESLDALPLLAHALTTAGVDAPTVSGLAAVVEGRADATDWAATITAPPRAKGKRFVRAA
- a CDS encoding DUF559 domain-containing protein produces the protein MEPSLDTDHRIARLAAAQEGVVRHRDLLDLGLTQPQIRHRREAGRLIDLLPEVNAVGHDRLSRTGRRLAAVWSYGPKAALSHRSAAAAWSLRAGGAQRFDVTVATTAGLVQRAGTRLRRTGGVLETTRLGLLPVTTPARTLLDLAAVVPAHQVDAALKQADVLGLFDLVALRAVLAAHPRHRGRRRLTAILDTAARTELALTLSELEDRFRALCAHHGLPMPAANAAPLGWRVDFLWPRERLVVETDGWRTHRTRAAFEDDRARDQRLAVAGYRVVRFTHRQVVDAPDAVARTVAELLRGFDSGVTEQR
- a CDS encoding MFS transporter; this translates as MELLRTPGPIRTFSAVTLVNTIGNGLLATAVVLYFTQVVGLSAAHVGVGLTVAGALGLLVGVPLGHLADRTGPREVLFVLLIAEGLTTASYVLVHSYVAFLVASALVVTCNRGSSAVRQGLIAQVLDPAQRVKGRAFLRSVTNVGFAIGSTIAGFAIVLNTHAAYDALILADALTFGGAALLLLRLPRVAPQPASTEDGPRLIVLRDRPYVLVTLLVAIMTMHFSLLDVGIPLWVSGHTDAPRAIIAVIFVLNCVFVALLSVPMARGSDSVEGAARAAVRASFLLAASCVVFALASGPGATVASVILVVAGIVEVFGEMAQAASGWGLSFGLAPDHAQGQYQGLSSTGFALATMVGPALMAAITAAGTAGWLAFGALFLVTGAATVPVARWAENHRGQAVSTV
- a CDS encoding lipase family protein, which gives rise to MFIILVVGGATAAGAAPPPPGQDPFYRYDDPTPLEQLAPGTVLKARTTSLHVVGVPTPVKAVQLLYRSTGQRGQATSNVTSVLLPPLRIGAPKLVSYQSFYDSLNPDDEPSYTVSGGGLSIGGAIPQLESGLVAPLLLAGYTIAVPDTEGQAADFAAGPEYGYNTLDGLRAAYNAPAVGVTPATKAGMIGYSGGAIATEWAAELAPSYAPDVNGKLVGAAMGGVLVDPAHNLHYVDGSSVWAGVMPMAIVGVARAFAIDLTPYLSAKGLEIYNKLQKATIAQVLGAYPGLTWAQLAKPEYATPESVPEYVHAANQLIMGTGGTPTAPLFVGQGAGGELEGTPGDKPGIGKGDGVMIAGDVRTLARQHCGHGVKVQYQQYDALSHVTSAVPWLAQAVPWLTARFTGLPAPQNCSAIAPGNPLDPIPEG
- a CDS encoding DNA-3-methyladenine glycosylase I: MAEVRCFGADDPLYREYHDTEWGRPVLDERGLYERISLEAFQSGLAWITILRKRDNFRAAFDGFDPEVVARYGADDVARLLADAGIVRNRLKVEATIANARAVLDLRDGGTSLDEVVWAHRPDPARPAPAGWGDVPALTPESTALAKTLKKHGFRFVGPTTAYAAMQACGLVNDHLDGCVSRKATEKAQKAVSP
- a CDS encoding cupredoxin domain-containing protein, which gives rise to MIGRKSTLAMVGAAAFAAAPTALALGATSKGKTRKVSVNDNYYGPSKLTIHAGDTVDWHWSEDETDVHDVSLKTKPKGAKAFASDPLAAGEDFKRKLTVPGTYKIICTFHEEEMKMTITVKKKPS